In Labrus mixtus chromosome 11, fLabMix1.1, whole genome shotgun sequence, a single window of DNA contains:
- the LOC132983424 gene encoding 14-3-3 protein beta/alpha-1-like, with protein MSEAPQKELVQRAKLAEQAERYDDMAAAMKKVTEESEQLSNEERNLLSVAYKNVVGARRSSWRVVSSIEQKADGSERKQAMAKEYREKIEKELRDICGDVLNLLDTFLIPKATAPESKVFYLKMKGDYFRYLAEVASGDDKKDTIKDSKDAYQKAFDISKQDMQSTHPIRLGLALNYSVFYYEILNSPEEACQLAKSAFDDAIAELDTLSEDSYKDSTLIMQLLRDNLTLWTSDNQVDADDAEEPRD; from the exons ATGAGCGAGGCACCCCAGAAGGAACTTGTGCAAAGGGCCAAACTGGCCGAGCAGGCTGAACGCTATGATGACATGGCTGCCGCGATGAAAAAAGTAACAGAAGAGAGCGAACAGCTGTCAAATGAGGAGCGTAACCTGCTGTCAGTGGCGTATAAGAATGTGGTGGGTGCCCGTCGCTCCTCATGGCGCGTGGTGTCCAGCATTGAGCAAAAGGCGGATGGCAGTGAGAGGAAGCAGGCCATGGCCAAAGAGTACCGGGAAAAGATCGAGAAGGAGCTGAGAGACATCTGTGGGGATGTGCTG aaCCTCTTGGACACCTTTCTCATTCCTAAAGCCACTGCTCCTGAAAGTAAagtcttttatttgaaaatgaaaggagaTTATTTCCGCTATTTGGCTGAGGTGGCTTCAGGAGATGACAAGAAAG ACACCATCAAAGACTCAAAGGATGCCTACCAAAAGGCCTTCGACATCAGCAAACAGGATATGCAGTCCACGCACCCAATccgtcttggtctcgccctgaaTTATTCCGTTTTCTACTACGAGATCCTCAACTCTCCTGAAGAGGCCTGCCAGCTCGCAAAAAGT GCTTTCGATGATGCCATTGCAGAACTTGACACACTGAGTGAAGATTCGTACAAAGACAGTACTCTAATCATGCAGCTGCTGAGAGACAACTTGACA CTGTGGACCTCTGACAACCAGGTTGATGCAGATGATGCAGAGGAGCCCAGAGATTGA
- the LOC132983425 gene encoding polyadenylate-binding protein 1A translates to MNPSAPSYPMASLYVGDLHPDVTEAMLYEKFSPAGPILSIRVCRDMITRRSLGYAYVNFQQPADAERALDTMNFDVIKGRPLRIMWSQRDPSLRKSGVGNIFIKNLDKSIDNKALYDTFSAFGNILSCKVVCDENGSKGYGFVHFETHEAAERAIEKMNGMLLNDRKVFVGRFKSRKEREAELGARAREFTNVYIKNFGEDMDDEKLREMFNKYGPALSIRVMTDDGGKSKGFGFVSFERHEDAQKAVDDMNGKELNGRQVYVGRAQKKGERQNELKRKFEQMKQDRMTRYQGVNLYVKNLDDGLDDERLRKEFSPFGTITSAKVMMEGGRSKGFGFVCFSSPEEATKAVTEMNGRIVATKPLYVALAQRKEERQAHLTNQYMQRMATVRAVPNPVLNPYQPAPPSGYFMAAIPQAQNRAAYYSANQLAQLRPSPRWATQGVRPQHFQNMPNAMRPSAPRPQAFNTIRPTATANTQVPRMMASQRMPTQALSQRPTGASANAAPVRAMPQYKYAAGVRNPQQHMASQPQVTMQQPAVHVQGQEPLTASMLAAAPPQEQKQMLGERLFPLIQNMHPSLAGKITGMLLEIDNSELLHMLESPESLRSKVDEAVAVLQAHQAKEAAQKSTTPAGVPSV, encoded by the exons ATGAATCCCAGTGCTCCCAGTTACCCGATGGCGTCCCTGTATGTGGGAGACCTGCACCCTGACGTTACCGAGGCCATGCTGTACGAGAAATTCAGCCCGGCTGGGCCCATCCTGTCCATCAGGGTGTGCAGAGACATGATCACACGTCGGTCCCTCGGCTATGCCTATGTCAACTTCCAGCAGCCTGCAGATG CTGAGCGAGCTCTGGACACCATGAACTTCGATGTGATCAAAGGCCGACCCCTCCGCATCATGTGGTCTCAACGTGACCCCTCCTTGAGGAAGAGTGGAGTCGGCAACATCTTCATCAAGAACCTGGACAAGTCCATCGATAACAAGGCCCTGTACGATACCTTCTCCGCCTTTGGAAACATCCTGTCCTGCAAG GTGGTTTGTGATGAAAATGGCTCAAAGGGTTACGGCTTTGTGCACTTTGAGACCCACGAGGCTGCCGAGCGGGCCATTGAGAAAATGAATGGCATGTTGCTCAATGACAGAAAAGT ATTTGTTGGGCGCTTCAAGTCACGTAAAGAGAGGGAGGCTGAGCTTGGGGCACGAGCAAGAGAATTTACCAATGTTTATATCAAGAACTTTGGGGAGGACATGGATGATGAGAAACTGCGGGAGATGTTCAACAAATACG ggccaGCCCTCAGTATCAGAGTCATGACTGATGACGGTGGCAAATCTAAAGGATTTGGCTTCGTCAGCTTTGAGAGACATGAAGATGCACAGAAG GCTGTGGACGATATGAATGGTAAAGAACTGAATGGCAGGCAAGTGTATGTGGGCCGGGCACAGAAGAAGGGAGAGCGTCAGAATGAGCTCAAGCGCAAATTTGAGCAGATGAAACAGGATCGCATGACCAGATACCAG GGTGTTAACTTGTATGTGAAAAACCTGGACGATGGCCTTGATGATGAACGTCTGCGCAAAGAATTCTCGCCATTTGGAACCATTACAAGTGCAAAG GTGATGATGGAAGGTGGCCGCAGCAAAGGCTTTGGCTTTGTGTGCTTCTCTTCCCCAGAGGAGGCCACTAAAGCTGTAACAGAGATGAACGGGAGAATTGTTGCTACAAAGCCTCTGTACGTGGCCCTGGCCCAGCGCAAGGAGGAACGCCAGGCCCATCTCACCAACCAGTACATGCAGAGGATGGCCACTGTCCGTGCAGTGCCCAACCCTGTGCTCAACCCTTACCAGCCTGCCCCACCTTCAGGCTATTTCATGGCTGCTATACCTCAG GCCCAAAACAGAGCTGCATACTACTCCGCCAACCAACTGGCCCAGCTCCGCCCAAGCCCCCGTTGGGCCACTCAAGGAGTGCGTCCTCAGC ACTTCCAAAACATGCCCAATGCCATGCGCCCATCAGCTCCAAGGCCCCAGGCCTTCAACACCATCCGTCCCACTGCAACCGCCAACACCCAGGTCCCACGCATGATGGCTTCCCAGCGTATGC CGACCCAGGCACTCAGCCAGCGCCCCACTGGTGCTTCAGCCAATGCTGCCCCAGTTCGTGCCATGCCCCAGTACAAGTATGCTGCTGGTGTGCGCAACCCTCAGCAGCACATGGCCTCCCAGCCACAGGTCACCATGCAGCAG CCTGCTGTCCATGTCCAAGGACAGGAGCCCCTGACTGCCTCCATGctggctgctgctcctcctcaaGAACAAAAGCAGATGCTGG GTGAGCGTCTGTTCCCACTGATCCAGAACATGCACCCAAGCCTTGCAGGCAAGATCACAGGTATGCTGCTGGAGATTGACAACTCAGAGCTTCTCCATATGTTGGAGTCCCCTGAGTCCCTGCGCTCAAAG GTGGATGAGGCTGTTGCTGTGCTTCAGGCCCACCAGGCCAAGGAGGCTGCTCAGAAGTCCACAACCCCCGCTGGTGTTCCCAGTGTCTAA